The Hymenobacter sp. DG01 sequence CTGCTTGCGTTGGCGCTGCTCTGCTTTGGCGGCGCTTATCTCAGCAACCGGTATAGTCAGAATCCGGAGGTAGCCCTGCAGGCCTCGGCCACCCGCCTGCAAGACCTGCTGATGGAGGCCGAGCTAACGGGCGAGCGGGAATCGACGGACGTGCTGCAGCGGCTGGCTACCCGGCGGGTGAGCTTCCAGAGCCTGGCCAGCCACACCACCTTTCCTACCTTCATTTTCCGGGGCGACCAGTTGGTGTACTGGTCTAGCCATAGCGTACGGCCCGACCCGGAGCAGGCCACCCAGCGCTACCACGAGCGCCTGCTGGAAACCCGCTTCGGTAAGTTTCTGGTGCTGCGCCATACCGAGGCTCCCTACGTGGTGCTGACCTACATTCCGCTGGAAATCACTTATGGCATCAGCAACCGTTACCTGCGCGAGGGCAACGGGCAGGGCATCTTTCAGGGACAAAACGTACGGCTGGTAGTAGAAAAAGGCCCTTCTGCGCGGCCCCGGCTGGTTTCCAACGAGGGCAACTACCTGTTTTCCATTGAGAGTCTGCAGGCTGACCCCATCACGGGCAAGTACCTGCCCTTGTTGCTGTTGCTACTGGGGGTAGGGTTTTATATAGGGGCGTGGAGTTACGTAGCCCGTCAGCAGTTTAGGCAGGGCCCGGCCTGGGCGGGTGCTTTGGCCGTAGTAGTGCCGCTGGGTGGCCTGCGGGCTGTGATGCTATACTTCGGGCTGCCGTTTTCCTTTCTGGAGATTCGTCTGTTTGACCCGCGGGTGTACGCGGCCTCCTGGTTTTCCCCCTCCCTCGGCGACCTGCTTCTGAACGCGGGCCTGTTTGTGGTGGCTTCCTACTACGTGTTGCTGCTGTTTCGGCGCTATGGCGTGCTGCGCTTTACGCAGCGGGTGCGCCGGATGCCGCAACGAGTGGCGCTGGGGGCCGCTACGGTGCTGGGATTCTACGGGCTGCTGGAAATGCTCTTCGATTTCTACGCCAGCAGCTTCAGTAATTCCCAGCTCATCCTCGATATCACGCAGGATATCCAAGTCAACCTGTTCAAGGTGCTGCTGGTGGTAGCCATCGTCCTGCACACGGGCAGCTACCTCGTCGGCTTCTATATTCTGTCGCGGCTGTTTACGGGCATCGTTAGGCCTTCTACGCGCAACGCGGGCCTGATACTACTGATGGCTAGTGCCGTGGTATTCCTGGGTACGGGGGTGGGGGTAGGGCAGGTACACGCCACTATTCTGGGTATTACGCTGCTGTTTTTCTTTGTGCTACGCCTGACCGGGCTGAAGTCGAGCGGGGTGGTGCTGCCCTACCAGGTGTACCTGTTTATTTTCCTGATGCTGGGCGTGAGCTCGGCCGTAGGCGCCCTGGCTTTGTACGAAGGCTTCAACCGGCAGCTGCAGGTAAACAAGCAGAACGTTGCCGGCAACCTACTCACGGATAATGACCTGCAGGGCGAGTACCTGCTGGTAGAGCGCGGACAGGAAATGGCGCGTGACCCGGTACTGCGCACCCTGCTGGCCAGCCCCTTCGTGAACCTGGATCTGATCCGGCAGAAGGTGATTAAATACTACCTGCGCGACTACTTCAATAAGTATGAAGTGCGCGTTATCGTATTCAACCCGGCAGGCCGGGGTGTGGCCGTGGGCGGCTCGTTGGAGCAAACCCGCAGCTTTCTGCTGCAGAATGCTACCCCCACCGACCACCCCAACATCTACCTGATCCGGGACGGCAGCAACCTGTTTAACTCGCGGCGCTACGTGGCCTTTTTTCCGGTGCCTACCCCCACCGACGAGGTAGAGGAAGGCCCGAGTACCATTGTGCTGGAGCTGTCGTTGAAGAAGCTAACGGCCAATAGTGTGGTGCCTGAGCTGCTGGTTGACCAGAAGTTTTTTCAGCCCAGATTGGGCACGGAGCTTAGTTATGGTGGCTACCAGAAAGGACAGCTGGTGTACAACGAAGGAAACTTTGACTACATCAACCGCCTGCCGGCCAGTCTTTTCCGCGATGCGCGCCTTTACAGCACGGGTGTAGCGTTGGATGGCTACCACCACCTAGCCGTGAAGGCAACGGATGCGTCGGGCCGCATGGTGGTTGTTACCACGGCTACCTACTCTTTCTCCGACTGGCTGGCCAATTTCTCCTTTTTATTTCTGGCCCACAGCTTCTGCTGGCTGCTGGTGATGGGAGCCTTTCTACTGGCCCGAGGGCAGTACCGGGAGGTGTTGCGCACCAACTTCAGCACCAAAATTCAGCTGTTCCTCAACTTTGGTATCCTAGTGCCCCTCATTGTGGTGAGCGTGGCCATTGCCAGCCAGGTTACCAATGCCTACAAACACGATTTGCTGCGCACCTACCAGCGCCGGGGGCAGGCGGTTCAGGAAAACCTGCTGAAAAACCGCGACCTGCTCACGGACCCCGGCAACCGGCCCTATCTCGTGGACCTGGCCGAAAACGTGGCCTCACTCACCGAAACCGACCTCAACCTCTACAATGCCAAGGGCGAGCTGCTGGTTAGCAGCCAGCCCTCCATTTTCGAGGCCAACCTGCTCAGCTCCCTGATGAACCCCCAGGCGGTTTCGGCCCTGAAAGAGGACGGCCAGCCGCGGGTGCTGCTCACGGAGCGGGCCGGCACGCTTTCCTTTAACGCGCTGTATTTGCCGCTACGGGCAGCCGGGGTGGTGCAGTCGGGGCGGCCGGGGGCGGTGCTGGGCTACGTAGGTATTCCCTTCTTCGACTCGGAAAAAGACCTGGATAACAAGCTGACGGAACTTGTATCGACCATCCTGAACATCTTCACGGTGATGTTTATCCTATTTCTGCTGCTGGCTTTCCTGGCTTCCCGCATCCTGACCCAACCGCTTAAGCTCATCACTGAAAAGCTGAGGCAGACTACCCTGACGGGCCAGAACGAAATGCTGGCCTACGAGTCGGAAGACGAAATTGGGCTGCTGGTGCGCGAGTATAACCAGATGCTGCTGAAGCTGGAAGAAAGCAAGCAGGAGCTGGCTACCCAGGAAAAGGAGGCGGCCTGGCGCGAAATGGCCCGGCAGGTGGCCCACGAAATCAAGAACCCGCTGACGCCCATGAAGCTGAGCCTGCAGTTTCTGCAGCGGGCCATTCAGGACCGGCGCCCCAACTTGGATGAGCTGATGAACAAAGTGTCGCAGACGCTCATTACCCAGATTGATGTGCTGACCGACATTGCCACTTCCTTCAGCAACTTCACCAACCTGCCCGCCATGCGCCCCGAGCGCCTCGACGTAGCGCCCATTCTGCGGCGGTGCGTGGGCCTGCACCAGGGCGGGGTGGGCGGAGCCGGCATCCGGCTGGTGCTGCCCGACGATGCTGAAACCGGCCGCTACGTGGTATTCGCCGACGAAAGTCTGCTGGTACGGACCTTTAATAATCTGCTGATTAATGCCCTGCAGGCCATTCCGGCGGATCGGGTGCCCGCGGTAGAAGCGCGGCTCGAGGCCCGGCCCGACGACCGGATCCGCATTTGCATTCAGGATAACGGCACGGGCATTCCGCCAGAGGTACAGGAAAAAGTGTTCGTGCCCAACTTCACCACCAAGGAAAAGGGCTCGGGCATAGGCCTGGCCGTAGCCCGGCGCGGCATTGAAAGCGCCGGCGGGCGCATCTGGTTTGAGACGGAAGAAGGGAAAGGAACGTCTTTCTGCATCGAGCTACCTCTGGCTGGGTAGGAACCTGTCAAGGCCGCCGGGCTGGTTTGCGTCCGCGCCACTTGCCCCGTGAGGTTTGACAAGGTGGCGGGGGTAGGGTTGTTCCGATGCGCCGCCGTCAACCGGCCGAGGCGGCGAGTGGCACGAATTCAGGCGGCTCCGGCGTTATGGTGGCCCTGGCTTTCCGGCTTCGTATTTTTACTGAATGATCAGCAGCTCTACGCCTTTTTTCCTGCGCTTTTGGGTGCTGCTGGCGTGGCTGCTGACGATGACCGGAATGGCCCGCGCCCAGCAGCGGACCGATGCGCCGCCTACTACCCGCCGCTGCGCCTGGGTACGGCTGCTGCCCAACCGGGATACCACCGAGTTCCGGCTGCGCGATTCCCTGACCGTAGTACCTACTTCGGTGAGCATTGATGGCCGCTCGGTGGCCTATAACCCTACTACCGATCAGTACCGCTTCGTGCGGCCTGCTACCCGCTTCCCGGCGCCCGAGGCTGGCCAGCCCGATATTGTGCTACCCGGCGGGCCCGACTCGGTGCTGGTGTGCTACCGGGTACTGCCGGTGCAGCTGGCGGCGGCTCGCTACCTGCGCCCGGCCCGACAAATGGATAGCGTGCAGTTCTGGCGGCGCCCCTCGGAGCTGGGGCTGCAGGACTTTGCCGTGAAAGAGCAGATCCTGAGCACGCCGGGCATCAACAAAACCGGTAACCTCTCGCGGGGTGTGTCGTTTGGCAATGCTCAGAACGTGTTCGTCAACTCCTCGCTGAACCTGCAGCTGGAAGGTCGCCTGACGGACCAGATTAACCTGACGGCCGCTATTTCCGACCAGAATGTGCCCTTCCAGCCCGAGGGCAACACCCAGCAGCTGCAGGAGTTTGACCGCATCTACATTACCCTGACGCACCCCCGCTGGAACCTGACGGCCGGCGACGTGGTGCTGCGCAACAAGCCCGACTACTTTCTGCGGTTCTACAAGAACATTCAGGGGGCGGCCCTGGAAACCAACTTCGGTCAGTTGCCCGTGGGTGGGTTCGGGGGCGGCGTGGGGCCGGGCGTGAGTAATCCGCAGCTGTTTCAATACCCTAATGCCGCGGGCACCAGCACCGGTACCTTCGTGACGGTGCCGCCTACCGTGCCCCCACCCGCCGGCTCGGGCGCCACCCAAAACGGTTTGCCAACCAGCCCGAATAGCCCTATCGGCGTTACGCCCAACGGCGTGGGGCCGAACGGCGTCAGCCAAACGGTGACTACTGTTACGGGCGGTCCGCGCCGCGGGGGCTTGCTGTCGTTTAAGCCCGGCGAGGCCTTTGCTACCACCTCCGTGGCGGCCGGGGTAGCCAAGGGCAAGTTTGCCAGCATCGACATTACACCCCTGGAAAACGTGCAGGGGCCCTACCGCCTGCGCGGGCCCAACGGCGAGCAGTTCATCATCATTCTGGCTAACTCCGAGCGGGTGTACCTGGATGGGCGCCTGCTGGTGCGCGGGTTCGATTTCGATTATGTTATCGACTACAACCAGGCAGAGCTGACGTTTTCGCCCCGCCACCTGATTACCCGCAATTCCCGCATCAAGGTCGATTTTGAGTATTCCGACTTCAACTACGCCCGCTCCCTGCTGCA is a genomic window containing:
- a CDS encoding HAMP domain-containing sensor histidine kinase — encoded protein: MKFLRFPPVWLLALALLCFGGAYLSNRYSQNPEVALQASATRLQDLLMEAELTGERESTDVLQRLATRRVSFQSLASHTTFPTFIFRGDQLVYWSSHSVRPDPEQATQRYHERLLETRFGKFLVLRHTEAPYVVLTYIPLEITYGISNRYLREGNGQGIFQGQNVRLVVEKGPSARPRLVSNEGNYLFSIESLQADPITGKYLPLLLLLLGVGFYIGAWSYVARQQFRQGPAWAGALAVVVPLGGLRAVMLYFGLPFSFLEIRLFDPRVYAASWFSPSLGDLLLNAGLFVVASYYVLLLFRRYGVLRFTQRVRRMPQRVALGAATVLGFYGLLEMLFDFYASSFSNSQLILDITQDIQVNLFKVLLVVAIVLHTGSYLVGFYILSRLFTGIVRPSTRNAGLILLMASAVVFLGTGVGVGQVHATILGITLLFFFVLRLTGLKSSGVVLPYQVYLFIFLMLGVSSAVGALALYEGFNRQLQVNKQNVAGNLLTDNDLQGEYLLVERGQEMARDPVLRTLLASPFVNLDLIRQKVIKYYLRDYFNKYEVRVIVFNPAGRGVAVGGSLEQTRSFLLQNATPTDHPNIYLIRDGSNLFNSRRYVAFFPVPTPTDEVEEGPSTIVLELSLKKLTANSVVPELLVDQKFFQPRLGTELSYGGYQKGQLVYNEGNFDYINRLPASLFRDARLYSTGVALDGYHHLAVKATDASGRMVVVTTATYSFSDWLANFSFLFLAHSFCWLLVMGAFLLARGQYREVLRTNFSTKIQLFLNFGILVPLIVVSVAIASQVTNAYKHDLLRTYQRRGQAVQENLLKNRDLLTDPGNRPYLVDLAENVASLTETDLNLYNAKGELLVSSQPSIFEANLLSSLMNPQAVSALKEDGQPRVLLTERAGTLSFNALYLPLRAAGVVQSGRPGAVLGYVGIPFFDSEKDLDNKLTELVSTILNIFTVMFILFLLLAFLASRILTQPLKLITEKLRQTTLTGQNEMLAYESEDEIGLLVREYNQMLLKLEESKQELATQEKEAAWREMARQVAHEIKNPLTPMKLSLQFLQRAIQDRRPNLDELMNKVSQTLITQIDVLTDIATSFSNFTNLPAMRPERLDVAPILRRCVGLHQGGVGGAGIRLVLPDDAETGRYVVFADESLLVRTFNNLLINALQAIPADRVPAVEARLEARPDDRIRICIQDNGTGIPPEVQEKVFVPNFTTKEKGSGIGLAVARRGIESAGGRIWFETEEGKGTSFCIELPLAG